The Deinococcus budaensis genome contains the following window.
TCATCAGCCGGATCTCGCCCCCCTGGGCCGCGTCGATCTGGCGGGCCAGGGTCCGCACCTCGGGGCGCACGCCCGGCGCCAGCGCGGGTTTGACCATCGCCAGCGCGCCCTGGTGGTGGCGAATCATCAGTTGCAAAAAAAGGCGCTCGGCGTCGGCGGGGGGCAGGGTGTCCAGGCGACTGAGTTCCGCCGGGGTCGCCATGCCCATCATGCGGGCGTGCTCGGCGGTCATGCCGGGGCCGCCCCAGGGCAGGTTCCAGAGGGTCAGCCAGCCGCGCATCTGCCCGATCTGTTCTTGCTGCGAGAGCTGGATGTCCAGCGCCACGCTGCGCAGGGTGCGCTCCTCGGAGCGGTCGCGGATGCGGGTCGCCATGTCGACCGCCTGGGCGTGGTGCTGGATCATCTCGCGCACGAAGCGGACCTCCACGCTTTGCGCGCCGGGCGTGCCCAGCCGGGGCGCCAGCGCCAGCGCGGCGGCGATCAGGAGGGCGGCGGCCAGCGCCAGCACGGCGATCAATGCGGGGCGGCGGGTCATGGCCGGAGTATAGGGAGCCGGGGCGTGAGAGGAATTCAGGGCGGGCAGGCTGGCCCCCGCTAGACTGACGCCCGTGACCGGGGACGTGAACACCTCGCGCCTGCTGGGCCTCGACGCCCTGCGGGACGCGCTGCTCACGACCTGGCGCGACGTGCAGGGCGTGGCGGGCGAGTACGGCCCGAACGCCCTGCTGGCCGCCGGCCTCACCCTGCTGTACGCGCTGCTGTTCGTGGGGGTGTCGCGGGTGGCCTTCGCGCTGCTGGGCCGCCTGATTCACGTGGACGTCCACCCCATCGCGCGGCGGGTGCTGCGGACCGTGCTGCGCCTGACCTTCGCGCTGCTGGTGCTGCTGTCGATCACGGCGCTGTTCGAGCCGCTGAGCGTCTGGAGCGCGGCCATCTTCCGGGTGTACCTGCTGCTGCTGGTGCTGTACGTGGGGTGGGGCGTGATCGTGCGCTTCTTGCACGTGCAGGCCGATCACTGGGAGCTGGACGCCAGCCTGAGCGTGCTGCTGTACAACGCCGTCCGCACCGTCTGGGTGCTGCTGGGCGTGTACCTCGTCTCGGCGCAGTTCGGCATCAACCTGCTGCCCATCCTGGGCGGGCTGGGCGTGGTCGGGCTGGCGGTGGGCTTCGCGGCGCAGGACATCCTGGCCAACCTGATCAGCGGCGTGACCCTGCTGCTCGACCGGCCCTTTCGCATCGGGGACTGGATTCGCACCCAGGACCACGAGGGCCAGGTCACCCGCCTGACCCTGCGGACCACCCGCATCCGCACCCGCGACAACGAGCATGTCAGCATCCCCAACAAGGACGTGGCGGGCGCGGTCGTGGAAAACCTCAGCAAGGGCGGCACCCTGCGCGTCAGCGTGAAGGTGGGCCTCTCCTACCGCGACGACGTGGCGCAGGCCCGCGCGGCGCTGCTGCCGGTGCTGGGCAACTTTCCCGGCGTGCTGCCCGACCCCGCCCCCCAGGTTCTGGTCGAGGAGCTGGAGGAAAGCCGCGTGCGCTTGCTGCTGCGCTTCTGGGTGGACGCCCAGGGTGTGGCGGGCTATCCCGTGACCCGCATGGGGGTACTGGAGGCCGCCCGCGAGGCGCTGACGGCGGCGGGGCTGGAGGTGCCCTACCCCCAGATGCGCGTGCAGCTCGGGCCTCCCGGGGAAGAGGCGGGGCCGCGTGCGGGGGGCTGAACTGAAGGCCGAACCTGCCCCGACGGATGCAGGCATCTTGCCGACCGAGCAGGCGGGAGGAGAGACGGACACCGCGACCCCCAGGCCCCCCCGGCGCCCTTCCGGCGGGCGCGGCATGTTCTCCGGAGCCGTGCAGGGCGCCGCGCTGGGCTGCGCCTGGGCCGTCCTCGCCGCCCTGCTGGGCGAGGTGCGGGCCACCCCGGCGCTGCTGCTCGCCTTGATCGGCCTGGGGGCGGGACTGGGCGCCTCCCTGCGGACGCGCCGCGTGCTGGCCGCCGGTTCGGGACTGGCCGCCGCCCTGCTCGCCGCCGCGCTGCTCACGCCCGCCTTGCGCGCGCCCCTGGCGGCCTTGACGCTGGCGCAGCCGCCCGCCCGCGCCGACGCCATCGTGGTGCTGGGGGCCGGGGTGCAGTGCGGGACCCGCACGCTGGACACGCACAGCCTGGCGCGGCTGGTGCGCGGGCTGGAGCTGTGGCGGGCCGGGTACGCGCCCACTCTGACGGTCTCCGAACAGTCGGGCCTGCTGGGGCCTCCAGACTGCGTGAAGCTCAGCGAGGTGCAGCGCGCCCACATCCGGGCGCTGTACCCGCAGGGGGGTCCCGAGGTCCTCACCCTGCGCCGGGTCACCACCACCCGCGACGAGGCCGCCCGGGTCCGCGACCTCGCCCGCACGCGCGGCTGGACCCGCGTCCTGCTGGTCACCTCGCCCAGCCACTCGCGCCGCGCCGCCCGCCTGCTCGCGGTCACGGCGCCGGGCCTGACGGTGCTCAGCGTGCCCGCCGGGGAGACGCGGTTCGACGCCACGCTGCCGCTGCCCCACGACCGCCTCGCCGCCGCGCGGGTGCTGCTCTACGAGGGCCTGAGCCGGGTGAAGGCGGCGCTGGGGGGCACGCCGGAGAGGTGAGGGGTCAGTGGGCGGGGGCCGGTTCTTCTCCACTCACCACAAACCGCTCCCCGCCCTTCCCCTACACTGCCCCCCGATGAGCGCATCAGAAGCGGCAATCACGGTAGTCGGCGCAGGGCTGGCGGGGTCGGAGGCGGCGCTGGCG
Protein-coding sequences here:
- a CDS encoding YdcF family protein; the protein is MFSGAVQGAALGCAWAVLAALLGEVRATPALLLALIGLGAGLGASLRTRRVLAAGSGLAAALLAAALLTPALRAPLAALTLAQPPARADAIVVLGAGVQCGTRTLDTHSLARLVRGLELWRAGYAPTLTVSEQSGLLGPPDCVKLSEVQRAHIRALYPQGGPEVLTLRRVTTTRDEAARVRDLARTRGWTRVLLVTSPSHSRRAARLLAVTAPGLTVLSVPAGETRFDATLPLPHDRLAAARVLLYEGLSRVKAALGGTPER
- a CDS encoding mechanosensitive ion channel domain-containing protein, which codes for MTGDVNTSRLLGLDALRDALLTTWRDVQGVAGEYGPNALLAAGLTLLYALLFVGVSRVAFALLGRLIHVDVHPIARRVLRTVLRLTFALLVLLSITALFEPLSVWSAAIFRVYLLLLVLYVGWGVIVRFLHVQADHWELDASLSVLLYNAVRTVWVLLGVYLVSAQFGINLLPILGGLGVVGLAVGFAAQDILANLISGVTLLLDRPFRIGDWIRTQDHEGQVTRLTLRTTRIRTRDNEHVSIPNKDVAGAVVENLSKGGTLRVSVKVGLSYRDDVAQARAALLPVLGNFPGVLPDPAPQVLVEELEESRVRLLLRFWVDAQGVAGYPVTRMGVLEAAREALTAAGLEVPYPQMRVQLGPPGEEAGPRAGG
- a CDS encoding DUF305 domain-containing protein — translated: MTRRPALIAVLALAAALLIAAALALAPRLGTPGAQSVEVRFVREMIQHHAQAVDMATRIRDRSEERTLRSVALDIQLSQQEQIGQMRGWLTLWNLPWGGPGMTAEHARMMGMATPAELSRLDTLPPADAERLFLQLMIRHHQGALAMVKPALAPGVRPEVRTLARQIDAAQGGEIRLMTAMLAARGAGPLPAPAAVTGDLDHAGMEGEHAH